The following proteins come from a genomic window of Myroides odoratus DSM 2801:
- a CDS encoding FAD-dependent oxidoreductase produces the protein MLVYDVLIIGGGVSGVSCAQVLGSAAKKAFMEGKTIGIVMHQKASMLQDAVFNNAFGIQPGTLGSDLLTQAKENLKIYANVTQIEGEKVSRVGRNSAQLFVVETNKAEYVARMVVVAVNSSNTFAIEGLMDYVEPHKKSIPTKNRIQLKNIDHLVAEGIYVAGTLAGHRSQLAIAAGSGAAVATDILTLWNDGVETHSHDSIRK, from the coding sequence ATGTTGGTTTATGATGTTTTAATTATTGGAGGAGGCGTTTCTGGCGTTTCTTGTGCTCAAGTGTTAGGTAGCGCTGCCAAAAAAGCTTTCATGGAAGGAAAGACAATTGGTATCGTGATGCACCAAAAGGCAAGTATGCTTCAAGATGCCGTTTTTAATAATGCTTTTGGTATTCAACCAGGCACTTTAGGAAGTGATTTACTTACACAAGCCAAAGAGAATTTGAAAATCTATGCTAACGTGACTCAAATTGAAGGTGAGAAGGTAAGCCGTGTAGGGAGAAATTCAGCACAGCTGTTTGTTGTAGAGACGAATAAAGCCGAATATGTAGCACGTATGGTAGTCGTAGCTGTTAATTCAAGTAATACGTTTGCCATTGAGGGACTGATGGACTATGTGGAACCCCACAAAAAGTCTATCCCCACAAAGAATAGAATTCAATTGAAAAATATAGATCACCTTGTAGCCGAGGGGATTTATGTAGCAGGTACATTAGCGGGACACCGCAGTCAACTTGCTATTGCAGCTGGAAGTGGCGCTGCTGTTGCAACAGATATCCTGACCCTGTGGAATGATGGTGTTGAAACGCATAGCCATGACAGTATTAGAAAATAA
- a CDS encoding DUF805 domain-containing protein, translating into MELNFTTLKENFINILKNHYTDFNGRVRRREYWSFTLVSVIISIAFGIVDLLLGTIGIGFTGYIYSLAVLLPSLGLLARRLHDTGKSGWWMLLGLTGIGALVVLYFACIDGTVGQNEYGADPKAGER; encoded by the coding sequence ATGGAACTGAATTTTACTACATTAAAAGAAAACTTTATCAATATTTTAAAAAATCACTATACAGATTTTAATGGACGTGTTAGACGAAGAGAATATTGGTCATTTACATTGGTTAGTGTGATCATTTCAATTGCTTTCGGAATCGTTGATTTACTCTTAGGAACGATTGGAATAGGATTTACAGGCTATATTTATAGTTTAGCAGTTTTACTCCCTTCATTAGGACTTTTAGCTCGTCGTTTACACGATACTGGAAAAAGTGGCTGGTGGATGTTGTTAGGGTTGACAGGAATCGGTGCTCTTGTCGTACTTTATTTTGCTTGTATTGATGGTACGGTAGGACAAAATGAATATGGTGCTGATCCTAAAGCAGGAGAGAGATAG
- a CDS encoding PCMD domain-containing protein, translated as MKTYLRLIPILVGLLLSTSLWAQKERFELLPFGNMNQWQVREIKESLLIGGNTRYLYSINDTKDTLKDNTPYKNTRSPWATSSVLAVVSGITKGSVTVFPEKRGSGYAARLETKIERVKVLGVININVLASGTIFLGEMIEPITDTKNPQSKLVTGIPFTKKPKALQFDYKVTTGGTSSRVNGMGKGTVLNQKDKAEIRILLQNRWEDKDGKVHAKRVGTAWLNLTTTEKEWKNNFQLQINYGDIRNQAIYKKEMALRTGEFTDYTRNSKGKMTPIIEEGWGNADDPVTHLIVQFSSSNGGAYIGNENSRLWIDNVGLVYE; from the coding sequence ATGAAGACTTATTTACGACTGATCCCTATTCTAGTTGGCCTTTTGTTATCCACAAGTCTTTGGGCACAGAAAGAGCGTTTCGAATTACTTCCTTTTGGAAATATGAACCAATGGCAAGTACGAGAGATTAAAGAATCCCTATTGATTGGGGGAAATACGCGTTACCTCTATTCCATTAATGATACTAAAGACACCCTTAAAGATAACACCCCGTATAAGAACACGCGTTCCCCTTGGGCTACGTCTTCTGTATTGGCTGTTGTAAGTGGAATTACCAAAGGTAGTGTTACCGTCTTCCCAGAAAAAAGAGGCAGTGGCTATGCGGCTCGTTTAGAGACAAAAATAGAACGCGTTAAAGTATTAGGCGTAATCAACATTAATGTTTTAGCTAGTGGAACGATTTTCTTAGGTGAAATGATCGAACCCATTACTGACACGAAGAATCCACAGAGCAAACTCGTAACGGGAATTCCCTTTACCAAAAAGCCTAAGGCTTTACAATTTGACTATAAAGTAACGACAGGCGGGACTTCTAGTCGCGTAAATGGCATGGGAAAAGGAACGGTTTTAAATCAAAAAGACAAGGCTGAGATTCGCATCTTATTGCAAAATAGATGGGAAGACAAGGATGGTAAAGTACATGCAAAACGCGTAGGAACAGCTTGGTTGAACTTGACAACAACGGAAAAAGAATGGAAAAACAATTTCCAGCTTCAAATCAACTATGGCGATATCCGAAATCAAGCCATCTATAAAAAGGAAATGGCTCTTCGCACCGGTGAATTCACAGATTACACCCGCAATAGCAAGGGAAAAATGACACCGATTATTGAGGAAGGCTGGGGAAATGCTGATGATCCGGTTACCCACCTTATTGTTCAATTCTCTTCGAGTAACGGAGGCGCTTATATCGGAAACGAAAATAGCAGATTGTGGATTGACAATGTAGGATTGGTTTATGAGTAA
- a CDS encoding phosphoethanolamine transferase, with protein sequence MQEKIQRRSLLGRLSTNPVALFYIYLVVNMVPSLYFALFQPLNLLGKATVFLFPLSLYLLVFSLFKNMGRTQILLFPVLFIHAFQIVLFYLFGEDVIAVDMYLNVATTNTSEITELLGSLLPSIAFVCILYIPTIVWAILQWKRKIYAPKLFRHKALIAGVAILFGSLLLSLGAKNTNRNAFAFTVDVYPINAYYNLNFAINKWKKVQAYPETSKDFTFNSTSASTKDQREIFVLIVGETSRAHNWQVYGYDRPTTPHLSQQQNTIFYQDALTQSNTTHKSVSMILSDVNATNYAEIYQRKGIAQAFKEAGFTTICLSNQSENHSFIEYFTKEADIYQTIRTTDPKTRLTVNRPDEDLIPIMMNLIEKTTGNLFIVLHSYGSHFNYKERYPLAYQKFTPDNLTAVSRRQKEQLVNTYDNSISYTDYFLSSTLQALQEVNIPSLVLYTSDHGEDLFDDDRGLFLHSSPTPSYYQLHIPFFLWFSDSFIEEHPEQYHLAQQRKKEPISTHVIFHTLLDAAEIQTPYLKREFSLVHPQFKAIPRQYLNDHDQAVPYQQMNLKEEDFEQIKKLNLKK encoded by the coding sequence ATGCAAGAAAAAATACAAAGAAGAAGTCTATTAGGTAGACTGAGTACAAATCCGGTGGCGCTATTCTATATTTACTTAGTTGTCAATATGGTGCCCTCCCTTTATTTTGCTTTATTCCAACCCCTCAATCTCTTGGGTAAAGCAACGGTATTCTTATTTCCTTTGAGTTTATATCTTCTTGTTTTTTCTCTGTTTAAAAATATGGGGCGTACACAGATTCTCTTGTTTCCTGTCTTGTTTATTCACGCCTTTCAAATTGTTTTATTCTATTTGTTTGGAGAAGATGTCATTGCGGTTGATATGTACTTAAATGTCGCTACAACCAATACTTCTGAGATTACAGAACTATTGGGAAGTTTACTTCCTTCCATTGCTTTTGTTTGCATCTTATATATTCCAACTATTGTTTGGGCCATCCTTCAATGGAAGCGAAAAATATATGCTCCAAAGTTATTTAGACACAAAGCGTTGATTGCTGGTGTAGCAATTTTATTTGGTTCACTATTGTTATCCTTAGGAGCAAAAAACACCAATCGCAATGCTTTTGCTTTTACTGTTGATGTCTATCCCATCAATGCGTATTACAATTTAAATTTTGCTATCAACAAATGGAAAAAAGTTCAGGCATATCCTGAAACATCCAAGGATTTCACCTTCAACAGTACCTCAGCTTCAACTAAAGATCAGCGCGAAATTTTCGTGCTCATTGTAGGCGAAACAAGTCGAGCGCATAACTGGCAAGTCTATGGCTATGACCGTCCAACGACCCCTCATTTATCGCAACAACAAAATACGATATTCTATCAAGATGCGTTGACGCAGTCCAATACCACACACAAAAGTGTGTCAATGATTTTATCTGATGTCAATGCAACCAATTACGCAGAGATTTATCAGAGAAAAGGAATCGCACAAGCGTTTAAAGAAGCTGGATTTACTACAATCTGTCTATCCAACCAATCGGAGAATCATTCCTTTATTGAATATTTCACCAAAGAGGCAGATATCTATCAAACGATTCGCACGACAGATCCCAAAACACGATTAACGGTGAATCGTCCTGATGAGGATTTGATTCCGATTATGATGAATTTAATTGAAAAAACAACAGGCAATTTGTTTATTGTTTTACATAGCTATGGCTCTCACTTCAATTACAAAGAGCGTTATCCTTTAGCATATCAAAAATTCACTCCTGATAATTTAACAGCCGTGAGTCGCAGACAAAAAGAACAGTTAGTCAATACGTATGACAACAGTATTTCGTATACGGATTATTTTCTCTCCTCGACTTTACAGGCTTTACAGGAAGTTAATATTCCTAGTTTGGTTTTGTACACCTCCGACCATGGGGAAGATTTGTTTGATGATGATCGCGGTTTGTTTCTGCATTCCTCTCCGACACCATCGTACTATCAATTGCATATTCCCTTTTTCTTGTGGTTTTCGGATTCCTTTATTGAAGAACATCCTGAGCAATATCACCTTGCACAACAACGCAAAAAAGAGCCCATCAGTACCCATGTTATTTTTCATACCTTATTGGATGCAGCTGAAATACAAACGCCTTACTTAAAACGAGAATTTTCTCTTGTTCATCCACAATTTAAGGCAATACCTCGACAGTATCTCAATGATCACGACCAGGCCGTTCCTTATCAACAGATGAATCTGAAAGAAGAGGATTTTGAACAAATAAAAAAATTGAATTTAAAAAAATAA
- a CDS encoding BamA/TamA family outer membrane protein: protein MRNINYIVFLLILFSSLGVFAQTELDKAKDTLEKKKFFERIVHYFEEAKKDKSQNKFDISFIGGPSYSVDTKLGLGLVASGLYRLDQENMELSPSNVSIYSNITTSGFFAIGIENSTIFPEDKFRINSDMSFTYMPSKYYGIGYDAGASGEYSKYNEYRLSLKADFLAEVINNGYVGFTFAAQNVKGSDFEKAAFEPQENLTTTLVGGGFILSYDTRDFIPNPSKGVFLQYQQTFYSRTLGSNIHFSRIETSARYFQQLAPKTILAFDANGIFNNGDIPWNMMAQLGGARQMRGYLSGQYRDRKELNTQVELRQKVYNRHGLVVWGGVGTIFDKFKDMNWAEALPTYGIGYRWEFKNRVNIRFDYGIAKGQSGFYFNINEAF from the coding sequence ATGAGAAACATAAACTATATCGTTTTCTTACTGATTTTATTTAGCAGCCTAGGTGTCTTTGCACAAACGGAGCTAGATAAAGCAAAAGATACGCTAGAAAAGAAAAAGTTTTTTGAGCGGATTGTTCACTATTTTGAAGAGGCCAAAAAAGATAAATCCCAAAATAAATTTGACATCTCCTTTATTGGTGGTCCAAGTTATTCTGTCGATACCAAATTGGGCTTAGGACTTGTAGCTTCTGGTTTATATCGCCTGGATCAAGAAAACATGGAGCTATCTCCTTCTAACGTTTCTATTTATTCTAATATTACGACCAGTGGTTTCTTTGCCATTGGAATTGAAAATAGCACTATTTTTCCAGAGGATAAATTCCGCATCAATTCAGATATGTCCTTTACCTATATGCCGAGTAAATACTATGGCATTGGTTATGATGCAGGGGCATCAGGAGAATATTCAAAATACAATGAGTATCGTTTATCCCTTAAAGCGGATTTCTTAGCCGAAGTGATAAACAACGGATATGTAGGGTTCACTTTTGCGGCACAGAATGTAAAAGGAAGTGATTTTGAAAAAGCAGCGTTTGAACCGCAAGAGAATTTGACAACTACGCTTGTTGGAGGAGGTTTTATCTTGTCGTATGATACCCGAGATTTTATTCCGAATCCGAGTAAAGGAGTTTTTCTACAATATCAACAAACGTTTTATTCGCGTACTTTAGGAAGTAATATTCACTTCAGTCGCATCGAAACAAGTGCACGTTATTTTCAACAACTAGCGCCCAAGACCATTTTAGCATTTGATGCGAATGGAATATTCAACAATGGAGATATTCCTTGGAATATGATGGCTCAACTGGGAGGGGCTAGACAAATGCGCGGTTATCTTTCTGGACAATACCGCGATCGAAAGGAACTAAACACACAAGTGGAACTTCGTCAAAAGGTGTACAACCGCCATGGATTAGTTGTATGGGGTGGAGTTGGTACTATTTTCGATAAATTCAAAGACATGAACTGGGCAGAGGCTTTGCCTACCTATGGAATTGGTTATCGCTGGGAATTCAAAAATCGAGTGAACATTCGCTTCGATTACGGAATTGCCAAAGGACAAAGTGGCTTCTACTTTAATATAAACGAAGCTTTCTAA
- a CDS encoding aromatic amino acid transporter: MNSKLLGSILIIAGSCIGGGMLAMPITSAGVGFWGTTLLLFIIWFAMCYTALLMVRIYDYNEPTDGFNTLTKKYTGSFINKLAGFSLMFLIYGLTAAYMSGGGTILKTNIDLLLDTNFDTRTAILLFSLLFGGIVVIGTHWVDWLTRGLFIAKLIFLVLLVALLFPFIQQANLLHAPLSIGITVTALPAIFTSFGFHGSIPSIVNYLGGNKKQLHRAFIWGSLLPLIIYLIWQVVVLGSIDQTRFMQILNENSELRGLILSVREMTHSAHIETLFSLFAATALGTSFLGVSIGLFDYYKDVLKPKTTGFVTTSTAGLLTFIPPLLFALFYPEGFILALGYAAIAGVILALFIPQYLYLKAMNYHKQRIPIAQIILITLIFILAAIIIYAQIKIALQH, translated from the coding sequence ATGAACAGTAAATTGCTTGGTAGCATCTTAATTATTGCAGGCTCTTGTATCGGAGGAGGAATGCTTGCTATGCCCATAACATCAGCAGGTGTTGGGTTTTGGGGAACCACCTTATTGCTGTTTATTATTTGGTTCGCCATGTGTTATACTGCCTTGCTTATGGTTCGCATCTACGACTACAACGAACCAACAGATGGATTTAATACCTTAACGAAGAAATATACAGGTTCCTTTATCAACAAACTTGCAGGATTTAGCCTAATGTTTTTGATTTATGGCCTTACAGCGGCTTATATGTCTGGAGGTGGAACCATCCTCAAAACAAATATTGATTTGTTGCTGGACACCAATTTTGATACGCGTACAGCTATTTTGCTCTTCTCCCTGCTATTTGGAGGGATTGTCGTCATTGGAACGCATTGGGTCGATTGGTTAACACGAGGCTTATTTATCGCCAAACTTATTTTCTTAGTTTTACTGGTTGCCTTGTTGTTTCCTTTTATTCAACAGGCTAATTTGTTACATGCCCCTCTATCTATTGGTATCACGGTAACAGCACTTCCTGCTATTTTTACTTCCTTCGGATTTCACGGTAGTATTCCTAGCATTGTCAATTATCTTGGTGGAAATAAAAAACAACTGCATCGCGCCTTTATTTGGGGGAGTTTACTTCCCTTAATTATCTATTTGATTTGGCAGGTTGTTGTTCTGGGGAGTATTGATCAAACTCGATTCATGCAAATTTTAAATGAAAACTCAGAATTAAGAGGGCTCATTTTAAGTGTCCGTGAAATGACACATTCTGCACATATCGAAACACTGTTTAGCTTATTTGCAGCTACTGCATTGGGTACTTCATTCTTAGGGGTGAGTATCGGTCTTTTTGATTATTATAAAGATGTATTAAAACCTAAGACAACAGGTTTTGTAACAACTAGTACCGCGGGGTTATTAACCTTTATTCCGCCTTTACTATTTGCTTTATTTTACCCAGAAGGGTTCATTCTTGCTCTAGGTTATGCTGCAATTGCAGGGGTAATCTTAGCTTTGTTCATTCCTCAGTATTTATATCTAAAGGCTATGAACTACCACAAACAACGCATACCGATTGCACAAATTATCTTGATTACCCTCATTTTTATCCTGGCAGCTATCATTATTTATGCACAGATAAAAATTGCCTTACAGCACTAA